From Acipenser ruthenus chromosome 2, fAciRut3.2 maternal haplotype, whole genome shotgun sequence, a single genomic window includes:
- the LOC117408313 gene encoding forkhead box protein E1-like, giving the protein MTAERQQSPSKAPSVGSRYHQTIANSNDSMPVVKVEKDTLSDVSISTPQTDTEDPPKGRRRKRPLQRGKPPYSYIALISMAIANSQERKLTLGGIYRFITERFPFYRDNSKKWQNSIRHNLTLNDCFIKIPREPGRPGKGNYWALDPNAEDMFDSGSFLRRRKRFKRCNFTTYPAYVHESPVFAPMQMSRSGYANSMYPNVTVNPSYSQQIAPHSSVYYPTSSPNFSSSQARVFSINTIIGHHGGLTSGADLIQQPNRSFSPDLASAGSSCNLGGVGYQAQSCGGSVLSRSSNPMSYSYSVANGHLPMNQPSYSQGNSQIYGTSCRLGIPNSPSMTNDNMDLYGRLSPGQYTTIAQYNSSSQIPSTNAYLRHATYSGNMERFVSAI; this is encoded by the coding sequence ATGACTGCAGAAAGGCAACAGTCTCCTTCTAAGGCACCGTCCGTGGGATCCCGATATCACCAGACCATTGCTAATAGCAACGATAGCATGCCTGTTGTAAAAGTGGAGAAAGACACCTTGTCCGATGTTTCCATTTCAACGCCACAAACTGACACCGAAGATCCTCCAAAGGGCCGAAGAAGAAAAAGACCACTCCAGAGGGGCAAACCGCCATACAGCTACATTGCCCTCATTTCCATGGCGATTGCCAACTCCCAAGAAAGGAAACTAACTTTGGGGGGCATCTACAGGTTTATCACGGAAAGGTTTCCCTTTTACAGGGATAACTCCAAGAAGTGGCAGAATTCAATTCGACACAACCTCACCCTAAACGACTGCTTCATTAAGATACCGCGGGAACCCGGGCGCCCTGGGAAGGGCAACTACTGGGCCCTAGACCCCAATGCTGAAGATATGTTCGACAGCGGCAGCTTCCTGAGACGAAGGAAGAGGTTTAAACGCTGTAACTTTACGACCTATCCAGCCTACGTTCACGAATCGCCTGTCTTTGCGCCCATGCAAATGTCCAGATCCGGCTATGCCAATTCAATGTACCCGAACGTGACTGTGAATCCCTCTTACAGCCAACAGATTGCACCTCACTCATCGGTTTACTACCCGACGTCTTCCCCTAACTTCAGCTCCAGCCAGGCTAGAGTGTTTAGCATCAATACCATCATTGGACATCACGGCGGTCTAACCTCTGGGGCAGATTTAATCCAACAACCCAACAGGAGCTTCAGTCCCGACCTGGCATCAGCTGGCAGCTCGTGTAACCTTGGAGGAGTCGGCTACCAAGCCCAGTCTTGTGGGGGGTCCGTGCTTTCTAGGTCGTCCAACCCAATGTCCTACTCGTACTCTGTGGCAAATGGACACCTGCCTATGAACCAACCCTCATACTCCCAGGGGAACAGTCAGATTTATGGAACTTCCTGCCGTCTGGGAATACCCAATTCACCTTCAATGACAAATGACAACATGGACCTCTATGGAAGGCTGTCCCCTGGTCAGTACACAACCATAGCACAATATAATAGTAGCAGCCAAATCCCAAGCACAAATGCGTATCTTAGGCATGCAACGTACTCCGGCAATATGGAAAGGTTTGTGTCTGCAATTTAA